A portion of the Miscanthus floridulus cultivar M001 unplaced genomic scaffold, ASM1932011v1 os_2472_1_2, whole genome shotgun sequence genome contains these proteins:
- the LOC136534998 gene encoding peroxisomal acyl-coenzyme A oxidase 1-like: MWSVAVVSIFVFQNQKDNRNSSPACGATVRRRHWDPGSPTTEYIYCRALRSLLGRSCGSTAQLSCEAKNPREREREMAMAEVDHLAAERATARFDVEEMKVAWAGSRHAVHVADRMARLVASDPVFRKDNRTMLSRKELFKDTLRKAAHAWKRIVELRLTEEEANLLRQYVDQPGYVDLHWGMFVPAIKGQGTEEQQQKWLPLAYKFQIIGCYAQTELGHGSNVQGLETTATFDPKTDEFVIHSPTLTSSKWWPGGLGKASTHAVVYARLITEGKDYGIHGFIVQLRSLEDHSPLPGVTLGDIGGKFGSGAYNSMDNGVLRFDHVRIPRDQMLMRLSQVTREGKYVHSNVPKQLLYGTMVYVRQSIVADASKALSRAVCIAVRYSAVRKQFGSQDGGPETQVLNYKTQQSRLFPLLASAYAFRFVGDWLNWLYTDVTQKLEAKDFSTLQEAHACTAGLKAVTTSVTADAIEECRKLCGGHGYLNSSGLPELFAVYVPACTYEGDNIVLLLQVARILMKTVSQLASGKQPVGTMAYMGKVQYLMQCKSAVNSAEDWLNPAAIQEAFEARALRMAVNCAQNISQAASQEEGFYERSPDLLEAAVAHIQLIIVTKFIEKVQQDIPGHGVKEQLQTLCNVYALYILHKHLGDFLVTGCITPRQGALANEQLGKLYAQVRPSAVALVDAFNYTDHYLGSVLGRYDGDVYPALYEEAWKDPLNETVVPEGYHEYLRPLIKQQQLKLSRL, translated from the exons CCGGCTTGCGGCGCCACCGTTCGACGTCGTCACTGGGACCCGGGTAGCCCAACAACAGAATATATATACTGCAGGGCGTTGAGGTCTTTATTAGGGAGGAGTTGTGGCAGCACAGCACAACTCAGCTGCGAAGCCAAGAacccaagagagagagagagagagatggccaTGGCGGAAGTGGACCACCTCGCCGCCGAGAGGGCCACCGCGCGCTTCGACGTCGAGGAGATGAAGGTCGCCTGGGCCGGCTCACGCCACGCCGTCCACGTCGCCGACCGCATGGCACGCCTCGTCGCATCCGACCCT GTCTTCCGCAAGGATAACCGGACCATGCTCTCTAGGAAGGAATTGTTCAAGGACACTCTGAGAAAAGCAGCCCATGCGTGGAAGCGGATCGTCGAGCTACGTCTTACAG AAGAGGAAGCAAATTTGTTGAGACAATATGTCGACCAGCCTGGTTATGTTGATCTGCATTGG GGCATGTTCGTGCCAGCTATAAAAGGGCAAGgaactgaggagcagcagcagaagTGGTTACCACTGGCTTACAAGTTCCAAATAATTGGGTGCTATGCTCAGACGGAACTTGGTCACGGCTCAAACGTTCAGGGCCTTGAAACAACTGCTACATTCGATCCAAAGACTGATGAGTTTGTCATCCACAGTCCAACTCTCACGTCCAGCAAA TGGTGGCCTGGTGGCTTGGGGAAAGCTTCCACCCATGCAGTGGTGTACGCTCGGTTGATAACTGAAGGAAAGGACTATGGCATACATG GTTTCATTGTGCAACTGCGAAGCTTAGAGGATCACTCCCCACTTCCTGGTGTTACTCTCGGTGATATTGGTGGGAAGTTTGGTAGTGGTGCATATAACAGTATGGATAATGGTGTTCTTCGATTTGATCATGTGCGCATCCCAAGGGACCAAATGCTGATGAG GCTTTCACAAGTTACAAGGGAGGGGAAATATGTTCACTCAAATGTTCCAAAGCAGCTGCTGTATGGGACAATGGTTTATGTTCGTCAGTCAATTGTTGCAGATGCTTCTAAGGCTTTGTCCCGTGCTGTTTGCATTGCTGTACGATACAGCGCAGTCCGAAAGCAGTTTGGCTCTCAAGATGGTGGCCCTGAGACTCAG GTCCTTAATTACAAGACTCAACAGAGCAGACTCTTTCCATTGCTGGCTtcagcatatgcatttagatttgtGGGTGACTGGCTCAACTGGCTATACACGGATGTCACTCAGAAATTGGAAGCCAAGGACTTCTCAACACTGCAGGAAGCTCATGCATGCACTGCTGGTTTGAAGGCTGTGACAACATCTGTAACAGCT GATGCAATTGAAGAATGCCGGAAGCTCTGTGGTGGACATGGTTACTTGAACAGCAGTGGGCTTCCTGAATTGTTTGCCGTCTATGTTCCTGCTTGCACTTACGAAGGAGACAACATTGTTTTACTTTTGCAG GTTGCAAGGATTCTAATGAAAACTGTTTCTCAATTGGCATCCGGAAAACAGCCTGTTGGCACAATGGCGTACATGGGCAAAGTACAGTATCTGATGCAATGCAAATCTGCTGTCAATTCAG CCGAAGATTGGCTTAACCCTGCTGCCATTCAAGAGGCATTTGAAGCAAGAGCGCTCAGGATGGCGGTAAACTGTGCCCAGAACATAAGCCAAGCTGCAAGCCAAGAGGAAG GTTTCTACGAGCGGTCCCCAGATTTGCTTGAGGCTGCAGTAGCTCACATCCAGCTGATCATCGTGACCAA GTTCATCGAGAAGGTGCAGCAGGACATTCCTGGACACGGGGTGAAGGAACAGCTGCAGACCCTCTGCAACGTGTACGCGCTCTACATCCTCCACAAGCACCTGGGTGACTTCCTGGTGACTGGGTGCATCACGCCCAGGCAGGGAGCGCTGGCAAACGAGCAGCTGGGCAAGCTGTACGCGCAG GTGCGGCCGAGCGCTGTGGCGCTGGTGGATGCGTTCAACTACACGGACCACTACCTGGGGTCTGTGCTGGGGCGGTACGACGGGGACGTGTACCCGGCGCTGTACGAGGAGGCGTGGAAGGACCCGCTGAACGAGACGGTGGTGCCGGAGGGGTACCACGAGTACCTCCGGCCCCTCATCAAGCAGCAGCAGCTCAAGCTCTCGAGGCTCTGA